The DNA region CCGATCTGCAAATTGAAACCAGGGACCAGGAGTATGTTCGCTCATCTCACCAACCACCAAAAGAAAATCAAATTCGGAACCACAAGCATAGGAACCGTGAGGAAGAGCAGACGCCAGTCGGGCTCTTCGCCTATGACGACATCTGTCATCCCGCCGCTTCCTGGTCAGCCAGCGTCTTCATGTGCGCGAGCGCGTCGTCATTGGTTTCGAAGAACCGAACCGGGGAAACGGACAGCGGTGAACTCGCATCTAGGATCTTCATTGCTGCGAGCGGGGTGTCGAAGAACTGCTCCAGCTTCTTGCCGGCGTCGCCGGCCAGCGTCACGACCCAGCCCGCCCAGCAGTGCGTATTCTCGCAGGAGTGCCAATCGGACATGCGCAGCGCCTTCGGCTGAGAGGCCGCTGCATAAACGGTCTGGTGAATATTCTCGATGACGGGAGTGGGGGGAGGCCCCGTCAGGCCCGGCTCTGCATCAGGATCGGCCTGCAGGCCCTTCTTGTTGATGAGCCATGCGATATGCGAGCAGTCCGAGCAGCCCGAGCAGTCCGAGCAGCGCGAGCAGCCCGAGCAGCCCGAGCAGCCCGAGCAGTCCGAGCAGCGCGAGCAGCCCGAGCAGCCCGAGCAGTCCGAGCAGCGCGAGCAGCCCGAGCAGCGCGAGCAGTCCGAGCAGCCCGAGCAGCCCGAGCAGCCCGAGCAGCGCGAGCAGCCCGAGCAGTCCGAGCAGTCCGAGCAGTCCGAGCAGTCCGAGCAGTCCGAGCAGCGCGAGCAGCCCGAGCAGCCCGAGCAGTCCGAGCAGCGCGAGCAGCCCGAGCAGCCCGAGCAGCCCGAGCAGCCCGAGCAGTCCGAGCAGCGCGAGCAGCCCGAGCAGTCCGAGCAGTCCGAGCAGTCCGAGCAGTCCGAGCAGTTGATGCAATTATCGCAGTCTTCCAGACTGTCCAGAGCCTTCTGGGCGGCTTCATGGGAGCCGAAATACTCGATCGAGCATTTATTGCCGCGATCGTCCTTGAGCCAAGTAGTCATGAAATTCTCCCGGTATAGTGGCGTCACCACTTGATGAACTCGAAATGCGCGTTGAAGCAGAGGAACGTAATCGACGCCCCGATGCAGAAGCACGTGATCGTCAACCACGGCGTCTGATCGCCCCGGATGTCCTGCATGCTCTCTGCCATCAGCAGGAACCAGGAGCCGATCAGCGTGGCGATGGCGAAGAGGATTCCGAGGATTAGGCCCATTTTGTCGATTCCAGAGTAGAGTGGGGCTTTCGCCCCACGGCTTAATCCATCGATTGGCGCGCAAGTTCAGCGTAGGGATCGTATTCACGAGCAATGCGGAATTCATAGGTGCCGGCGTCGAGATTGATCGACTCGTGCGTGTCGTGATCGCGCAGATGATCAAGCGACATCGGCCTGTCGAGAATTGCGTAAAGAATGCGCATTCCCTCCGGCGGCCTGTCCAACACCATGACGTTGGCATCATTATGCGACAGAACGTGGTGATGCCCCGTCTCGCTGTGGCCAATGATCAGCCGACCGCGCTCCAGCTTCAGCGGCGTGCAACCGGCTTGCTGGACAACGTCAATACGGCGAATGGTGATTTCTCCCTGCGCCGCAACCTTTGAAAACGTCTTCATGTTTCCTGCTCCTGGTTAGGCCCGAATCTCGGGCTTGATGAAATCTTGCGGCTCAAGCCCGACGATCCATGCCTGAGCATCGAGCGCTTTCGTGATGTGCGGCGGGATGCCGATGGCGAATTCGCGGCCCGTTCCGCATTGGACGCGAAGAAATTTTGCCTTCTCGCGCAGGTCCGGCAGTTTCACCTCAACCAAATCGCCGATCTGTGGATCTGGGTCGCTGTCGATCGTCTTGGCTTTGAGAGAAGTGAGGATGCGGCTCCAGCCGAGAATTTCGCACGCGGCCCTCCGCAGTTCGAGATTGGTTTGCTTCAGTGCGTCTGCTGGCGTCAGACTATTTCTATCTTCAACTTGGTGCGAATGATCTTGGTCATCTTCCCCTCTGTAAAAATTCAACGAGAGTTCGGCAAAGCCGACCACTTGCGTAGCGGCCTGGTAGCCGTGTGCTGCGGACTTGACTCCGCGAAGCCCCGTGACCTCAGCTTGTGTTTGCTCGGTGCCAATCCATATGTCTTCCGCAACACGCGATCCGCTTTCGCCATGCGCGGATTGTCCTCGGTGAACGTCTTTGGATCAGCGCAGCATTTCCGGCCGTGGACCTTGCAGTTCTCCAGCGTTGGCTCGCCTCCGAGGCCGTCAGCCTGTACGTGCTCGTAGATAATTTCTCCGGCTCGCAACGGCCTGCCGCAGCCCTCGCAATGAGGAGCGCCCTTGTTTCCGCAACATCGCCGGAAGGCCGCGCGCTTCACCGCAGCGGGAAACTCTTTGCGATCGTGACCGCGGAGGGACGTCATGCAACCTCCCGGGAAATGTTGCCCGCAGCGACGGGGACGGAGGTGGGGATCACCGCTGCGGGCTCCGCTGCAATCGAAGGGGATGTCTCTTGCAGCGAATCTGTGAACTCTCGGAATTGGACGCTCCTCTCCGCTCCAAATGCGATGATCAGCTCCAGCAATTCGCTGATCTCCTGCTTCGACATTTGCGAGGTGCGCATGCCGAGCGGAACGAACGTGCCGGCGTCGATGCCCGGAACAACTCGCGTCCGGCGCAACGAGGCCGTCAGAACGTCCTTCCAATCCTCGCTGGAAAGCTTCTGGCCGTACCAGTCGACTTGCCTGCTGACTTGGCCGAGCAGGGACCACATCAGGGCGTTCTGATCCAACGAGCGGCGAGGAGCGCGAAATTCCACAGTCGTCCCAGCCGGAACGCCAGCCGCCCAGCGAGCGATCTTCTCGCGGTCTGCCTTGCCTCTGATCTGGACGACTTCTCGGGTCATGGTTACGCTGCCTTCTTGCTCAGGGCGGCGCGTCTCTCAATGACCGCAGCCTTGAGTCCGTCCACCTGCGATTGATCGAGCTGGTGATTGCGCCTCGCCACCTTCTGATCCTCTGACTGCCACCAGGCAGCCAAGGCGTCCGCATCGGTGTACTTCGCGATGGTTTCCCGACAATCCACCATGAACGCGTTCTTCGTCATCAGGTCGACAACCGGCGGCTTCTCAGCGACTGGTGGCTTCTCGGTTTCGCTGAATTCGTCCTTGAGGGCATTGACGTACTTATCGTCATCGAACATGCCCATGTGAACGTCGGCGCCGACGCCGATCATCTTGAGCGCGTTCGTAACCGCGTCCGTGAAGGCCTTCTTGAAGGCCTCGTCATCGCCGCGTAGGCCGCTGGATTGCTTGATGACAGCTTTGTCGCCACCGACTCCAAAGACGATAGCGTCCTTGACGCCGTGCCAGATCGATACCGTGCAATAGACGAGCTGTTCGCCCTCATGGCCGGGGACGACCTGGAAAGTCGGCTCGTTGATTCCCCAGCCAGTGCCGCACGGGCCGAACTCCTCCGTCATCTTGCGATAGGAGTAGATCGGCTTGATAGACGTGCCCTTGAAGCCGCCAGAACGATTGAACGGCTTCGTATGCTTCGGATCGGTACGTCCTAACCTATCCCACAGATCGGTCTTGCTCATATTCCCATGTCCTTCTGCCCCTCACGCCGTCTGACGAAGAGGGGGCAAAATCCGCCGTTGATCCCCACGCAACGCATGTACGGCTCCTTGTCGATCCAGGCTGTCGGGGCGACTGGTGAAAGCCCTTCGAGCCTGGGAAACTTCACGCATATCCAGCGAGACGGACTCTGTTTGCGGGTTTCCGCATGAACATTGTCGCACTGCTCGCATGGCGTCGCCGGCATCACTGCGCCTCGGTCTCGACCGGCTTCGCCGCAACTTCGGATTTCGCTGCCCGGATGGTCTCAAGCAGCAACACCGCTTCCTGCTCGGCCGCCTCCAGCTCGAATTCCGCCATCGTGAAGAACGCCGGCCGCGCTGGCATGCGCTGTACTTCGCGTGCTGCGCGGTAGGCATATTCCTGAGCTGCCTGCAGATGCGGCTTGATTGTGCGATCGTAGAGACTGATATCGTTCATGGACTTCGCGGCCTCCGGTTCATCTGATCGACGCAACCCTTGATCAACGATGTCGAGAGGCCGTCGAGCTGGCGGGCGTACTTCTGCACGAAGCTGGCCGTCAGGTTGATTTCGGAATGCCGGCCGTCGCTGAATGCTTCGATCAACTGGCTGAGCGCTTCCTGCATATTGCAGCCAGCAATCAGAATCTGATCGCGGGACCATTCGAAGGTGGTCTTGACCTGAGCCGGCGAGGGCGATCCGTCTGTCTTCTGTGCTGCCTGGGTCATGTTGCCTTGCCCTCGTGATGTGCCAGCCAGATCACGGCGCCGAGAATGAGTGGGTTGATGACGAAGTGCGCGGCGAAGCTGGCCAGCGTCGGCTGCGCCATGAAGGCTGCGGTTCCCCATGATGCCAGCGCGGCATAGGTCGACCACTTCTTGTGAAGCATGTTCGTCATGACGCCCTCGCGAATTTGCTCGACCCGGCGCGCCAGATGGCCGCCGCCGAGAGCACGATGCAGGAACCGAAGAATGCCCAGATGGGTGAAGCTGGGATTAGTGCCGCCAGAGCGTGATCGTCGGCAATCACTTCGCCAGCAATCCAGCCGAGCAGGGCGGCGCCCGCCCAGACCAGAAGCGGGAGACGATCCAGCATGGCGACGATCAGCGAAGCGCCGGCAACGATGAGGGGAATGCTCAGTGCCAGACCAAAACTCAGAAGGAGGATACTTCCCCCTGACGCAGCAGCAATCGCGATGATATTGTCGATGCTCATGGTAGCATCTGCCATCATGACGATGCCGACCGCTGCCCAAAGGCTAGAGGCTTGCTTGTGGCTCTCGTCGTCCTCGCCTGCTGGCGCGAGTAACTTCGTGGCGATCACCAGGAGTGCAAGGCCGCCGACAAGTTTGAGGTATGAGACGCTCATCAGGAACGAAGCGGCTCCAGTCAGGGCGATGCGCATGACGACGGCCGCGCCGGCGCCCAGGATCATTCCGAACATCCGCTGCCGCGGAGAAAGGCCGCGACACACCATCGCAATCACGAGCGCATTGTCGCCCGACAGCAGAATGTCGATCCAGACAATCTTGCCGAGCGCCAACCAGAAGGTTGGCTGAGCGATCTCGGCTTGGAATTGCGTAAGCATGTCGCGGCTCTCCGGGGCTGGCTCAGAACTCGAACTTGGTTGGGTCGACGTGCAGGCGGTTGGCGAGCTTGTTGAGCACCTTCTGCTCGTCTTCCCCGACTTCATGCCGGCTGTTGGCCGACGCGCAGTCCAGCGCGACCAGATAGACGTCTTCCGCCATCTGGGCGCCGTTCGGCAGGGAGAGGATGGCATCGAGCTGGCGGGCCAACTCTTGCTTGCCGCTGGCGGTTTGGGCATGGGAGAGCGCCGACGACAGGGCGGACTCGATGGCCTGGCGGGGATACAGCGATGCGAGCTGCGTATGCCCGGTCAGGACGTCCATGGCCTTCTTCTTCTCGCTCTCCTCGGCGTTGCCATCGGCGTAGATGACAAGCGCACACGACGCCGTTACGCCGCCGAGGAAGTCGTTTGTCTTGCCGTATTCCTTGTTGAGTTCCTTCGCCCCGCTCGCGAAAGCACTCTTCAGTGCTGACATAAAGCCCATAGTAACTCCGTTGGGTTTCGACGCTTGGTATTCACCGCCCGGATTGCGCCTCTGATCCGAACCGTCTTTCAAATTCTCTGAAGGATGTAATAGACCGCGCCGGACACACAGACGGCGATCATTGCGACAAGAAGTGCGACCTCTACGCTCATTGAAAATCCGCGATCAAAAACAGAAAGTCGACAACACCCGGCGCCATCGCCCTAGCAATCGTCGAGACGAGAGCGACAGCCATGATGATGGCGAGATCGGAGCCTACCGATGCAGCGAACTTGGTCATTGCCCCGCCTCCCGCGTCACGGCTTCGATGGTCTGCCGGTATTCGATGTCGTGATCGCCGATCTGGATGACGTTGCTGCTCGTCCGCTCCGCGACCGATGGAAGCGAGAACGCCTTGCACGCGCGGTAGATCATGAGGCGGGTTTCGCTCTCGTCCCGCTCGGACAGGACGCCGGAGCTGCAGATGCGCTCCAAGGTCGTGATCATCGCGGAGGCGGCGAGAATCTGCTGAAGGTTGTCGGCGCCCATCACACCCGTTCCTGATTCTTGCGGAGATCGCGGGCATGATCGAAGCGAGCTGCTTGAAGATCAGCCGGGACAAGGCTGTCCAGATACATCGACGCCGCCGCAATGAACTCGTCAGTGACGTCCTTGTCCGATCCGACTTCGATGATGCTGGAGAGGGAGACGCGCTCGCCGGAGCGGATGTTGCCCCATTCGCCGCGAGCCAAATCGCGGATGGTCCCCTCGCGACTCATGTCCTTCAGGTCGCGCTCGGCGACGTAGGGCTCGTTGTGACCGCAGATGACCAAATATATCGCCGCCATTTGTCCGGTTCCTCAATGTACGTTAAATGTACAATATCGGATAATCGGGTGCAAGCGAAATGTGCGTATAACGTACAAAAATATGGGAAGGCAGTGTTTCTACGGGGAATCACCCCTTGCGAACGTAACGTGAACGCGCCAGATGAGAAAATGCCCGGCTCGATCTCGACAATCGGCCGGGCCGGTCTGGGCGGCTTGATGAACAAACCCAGACCCTGTCGTCAGGGATGTAGCGCTAAGGAGCGCTTCCTGCAACAGGGGTTATTGTTCGGCCCGGTACAAAAATGCCGACTGAGCTGCCCCATCCAGTGTTCGCATGGTCCGGCAGGTACCCGGAGACGACGCGCGGGGCTCTTCACCTCAATGAGGGCTTCCGGCCCGGGCAAATCCGGTTCGACGGTATGCCCACATCTGGGACATGAACGGCACCTCTGCATGGGCTCATGCAGGCCGGGCGGTTGGCCTCCGATATCGGGCATCCCAGGTGTACGCGCTAGCTCGAACTCCCCATCGCTTGGCTCTTGCCGGGAATAGCGGAAGGAGAACTGTGCCTAGTGACGAATGCCTGGTGGCGACGGCCTAAACCCACGATAGACCCAAAGCAGCGCCAGCCACAACGCGAGCAGGGCAGATGGAGGGCCGAGGGTAATGGCTAAAGCAGTCCACCTTTGATCCGTGTCGGGTATCACCTCAAAGGGCTTTGTGAGGTTAAATGCTGGCTTGGGTACACCTAAGCCCACCTGTTCGTCCGTGAGTTCAACGCCAGTTTTGGGCGTCACCCAGTCGTTTGGCTTTCCGTCATTCAATTGAGCTAGAATCGCGGGGTCAGTAACGGGCCTAGGGACGTTCCAATAGTGCCAAGCGGCCGGTAGACTTCCGGCCATCCACATCACAGCGATGACAACCCAGAGCCGAAATGCACCGCGGGTGATGTTCATTGCTCAAATCTTCGCTGGATGACCTTATCCGTCCGTGCCGGTAAGTCCGGTGACGGTTTTAGCGATATCGACAATCTTCTCTCGATCGGCCATCTCCGCCTGATCCCAGATTGACCATAGAGCGCGCGCGTCTGAAGATCCCTTCAAGACCATCGGATCCCTCATCAAGAGTGACGCGACATCGGTGTTGTAGGCGTGTGCCAGAGCCTCAAGGACGCCTTGCGTGTAGCCGATCTTCGCTGCTTCCAACCGTTGGATACTGGCGTGCGTATAGCCCTTCGCGAGCCCATTCTCGATCAAGAATGCGGCAACGCGTTCTGCGGCCTGCTCCTGGGTCAAGCCTCGGTAATCTCGCCACTCCCTAAAGTAGGTGCGCCTCAGCTTCTTGAAGCGGGGCGTAACCTTTTTTGGCTGGCCTTTTCCTTTGGGCATGTACGCAGCATGCACATCCGGGAAAGTACTGTACACGACGCCACACGTACAAAAATTGCTTGCTCTCATTGTACGTTTAGCGTACAACTGCGGTTATGCATCTCTCTGATTACATGTCGGCCAACCAGCTCGATGACGAGGCCGTCGCCGGGAAGATCAATCGTTCTCGCGTAACCGTTAGCAGAATTAGACGCAAGAAGGTTCGGCCGGACTGGGCGACAATAGCTGAGATTCGCAGCTTCACTGGCGGTGCCGTCACTGCGGATGATTTCGAGATAATTGATTCCTGCGGCGAGGCCTCCGAATGACGGAGTCAGTTTGCCGCGCCGCAATAGGATCGCGTGTCCCGCGAAAGATCTATGAGAACCTCCGTCGCCGTTCGTTGAACGTCGCGCGTTATGGTCAGCAAATCTGCGGCAGCGACGAGCGCGGTGAACTGCGGCTCGAGCAATCCTCCTTTTTTCACCCAATGGAAAATGCGTACAATTCCATTCCCAGCGTCCTCCGTCCGAATAATGTTGACGGTATATTCCGGCATTCCAATAAATTCGGCAGCGAAAGCTTCCAGCATTGCACTTCCCCCGTAACTCCGCTCTACGCGGAATCGGGACAATGCAGCTTAGAAAAGCCTCTGTCATCTTACACTTGCGCTGCACCGTATTCACACGGGACAACGCTAAACTTCTCGGAAATTGATCTCGATCAATGCGCGCCAAGCTCCGCACTCGCGGAGATTGCGCAATGATCCTCGCGCTCAAGATCGTTGCAATGTGGACGATGGTCTCTGCGGCCGTAACTCTCGTCATCGGCCCGAGGCTCGCAGCGTTGCGGCATTCTGAGACAGTTCCCGCGCCCGGTCGAACAGTTCCACCGGAAACGCCATTCCGTCGTTCTGCATCTCCTCTCTCGCCTTCGCGATCATCGCGTCGGCAAGTCGGTCAAGAGTAGACGCCATGACCGAGCGCGGAATCACTTTGCAATCGATCAGCGCTGCCAGGATCACGTCAATCGTGTCCTCCGTCGCTTTGTGTCGCGCGTCGGATATCGGCGTTGCGGTTTGTTTTGTCGCGGTCTGCATTTCGTAAATCTCGGGGTTCTTGAGCATGGCATCACCATCGCAGGCGAGGGCGGCAGACGCAAATTCGAGGACCGCAATGGATTGCGGTCGGGGCCGCAATGAGTTGCGGCTAACAGATCGAGTTATGCGCGTGGTGCAAGGACTTTGGCCGCGCAAGACGGCCGCTGAATTATCCGTCAGAACGGGTGCTCAAGTTAGAGCATGCGAATACTGGTTGGCGCGCAAGACCGAGATGTCGGGCGAAGCCTTGGCTGCGCTTCTGCGCAGTGACGCTGGCCTGGAAGTTCTCGAGGCAATCA from Bradyrhizobium genosp. L includes:
- a CDS encoding DUF6745 domain-containing protein → MVGFAELSLNFYRGEDDQDHSHQVEDRNSLTPADALKQTNLELRRAACEILGWSRILTSLKAKTIDSDPDPQIGDLVEVKLPDLREKAKFLRVQCGTGREFAIGIPPHITKALDAQAWIVGLEPQDFIKPEIRA
- a CDS encoding recombination protein NinB; the protein is MTREVVQIRGKADREKIARWAAGVPAGTTVEFRAPRRSLDQNALMWSLLGQVSRQVDWYGQKLSSEDWKDVLTASLRRTRVVPGIDAGTFVPLGMRTSQMSKQEISELLELIIAFGAERSVQFREFTDSLQETSPSIAAEPAAVIPTSVPVAAGNISREVA
- a CDS encoding YjbE family putative metal transport protein (Members of this highly hydrophobic protein family,regularly are found preceded by the yybP-ykoY manganese riboswitch (see RF00080). A metal cation transport function is proposed.); this encodes MLTQFQAEIAQPTFWLALGKIVWIDILLSGDNALVIAMVCRGLSPRQRMFGMILGAGAAVVMRIALTGAASFLMSVSYLKLVGGLALLVIATKLLAPAGEDDESHKQASSLWAAVGIVMMADATMSIDNIIAIAAASGGSILLLSFGLALSIPLIVAGASLIVAMLDRLPLLVWAGAALLGWIAGEVIADDHALAALIPASPIWAFFGSCIVLSAAAIWRAGSSKFARAS
- a CDS encoding tellurite resistance TerB family protein yields the protein MGFMSALKSAFASGAKELNKEYGKTNDFLGGVTASCALVIYADGNAEESEKKKAMDVLTGHTQLASLYPRQAIESALSSALSHAQTASGKQELARQLDAILSLPNGAQMAEDVYLVALDCASANSRHEVGEDEQKVLNKLANRLHVDPTKFEF
- a CDS encoding helix-turn-helix domain-containing protein — encoded protein: MPKGKGQPKKVTPRFKKLRRTYFREWRDYRGLTQEQAAERVAAFLIENGLAKGYTHASIQRLEAAKIGYTQGVLEALAHAYNTDVASLLMRDPMVLKGSSDARALWSIWDQAEMADREKIVDIAKTVTGLTGTDG